The following coding sequences lie in one Plasmodium berghei ANKA genome assembly, chromosome: 7 genomic window:
- a CDS encoding calmodulin-like protein, putative gives MDKYKFSKERRREIEFIFNEFNKNKNGLDGNQLLYLLKSIGIYLNKDESASLLEECKTNGNLNLNNFYALIQEFYYDENIGKMLLTSLQAHTNEGSKTITFAKLKHLLMTLGTGVKLTEDEIDSFLNVEFNHVKNMEISFDEFIYKVLKE, from the exons ATggacaaatataaattttctaaGGAAAGG AGACGCGAAATCGAATTCATATTTAATGAattcaataaaaataaaaatggacTAGATGGGAATCAGTTGCTATATCTATTAAAGTCGATTGGAATTTATCTTAACAAAGATGAATCAGCTTCTTTACTCGAGg aATGTAAGACAAACggaaatttaaatttaaacaaTTTCTATGCTCTTATACAAGAATTTTACTATGATGAAAACATTGGGAAAATGCTATTAACATCGTTACAAGCCCATACTAATGAAGGCAGTAAAACAATTACCTTTGCAAAACtaaaacatttattaatGACATTGG GTACTGGTGTGAAATTAACAGAAGATGAAATAGATTCCTTTTTAAATGTGGAATTCAATCAcgttaaaaatatggaaatatCATTTGatgaatttatatacaa AGTATTAAAAGAGTGA